From the genome of Mycobacterium dioxanotrophicus, one region includes:
- a CDS encoding DUF480 domain-containing protein, with protein sequence MDLEPAEQRILGSLLEKQVTVPASYPLTLSALRTACNQTSSREPVMDLDERTVELTARALKDRGLVRIVWSDTGRRTLKYHQTLSEILGLGDDERAVLTVLLLRGPQAPGELRTRTERLFPFSDRGAVEACLERMGKRDQPLVRRLDRRPGQQDYRWVHELGPVDTGETPSRPAVDREAPIVDSPDARDDRVRATYGVVAPAYARELSDELDGLPFERWLLDHVAAAVRDLPIMDAGCGPGHVTAYLTAAGAHAQGLDLSPEMIAEAQQRHPDVRYEVGDLRRLMRPAAAAGWGAVLGWYSLIHLAASELPGAVAALARPLAPGGLLVLALHAGADVRRVTSWFEAEVPALDVVLHDVPDVVAAVQAAGLNDVEWYLRGPHEWRGETTQRLYVMARRA encoded by the coding sequence TGCAACCAGACCAGCAGCCGCGAGCCGGTCATGGACCTTGACGAACGAACAGTGGAGCTCACGGCCAGGGCGCTCAAGGACCGCGGGTTGGTGCGCATCGTGTGGTCTGACACCGGACGGCGCACTCTGAAGTATCACCAGACCCTGTCGGAGATCCTCGGCCTGGGTGACGACGAGCGTGCGGTGCTCACCGTGCTGCTCCTGCGCGGACCGCAGGCGCCCGGGGAGTTGCGTACCCGGACCGAGCGGCTGTTCCCATTCTCGGACCGCGGCGCGGTCGAGGCGTGTCTGGAACGGATGGGCAAGCGGGACCAACCTCTGGTCCGGCGACTCGACCGGCGACCAGGTCAGCAGGATTACCGATGGGTGCACGAGCTGGGCCCGGTCGACACGGGGGAGACACCATCGCGGCCGGCGGTCGACCGCGAGGCTCCCATCGTGGACTCGCCGGACGCCCGGGACGATCGGGTGCGGGCGACCTATGGCGTCGTGGCCCCCGCCTACGCGCGTGAGCTGTCCGATGAGCTCGACGGGCTGCCGTTCGAACGCTGGCTCCTCGATCACGTGGCCGCGGCGGTCCGGGATCTGCCGATCATGGACGCCGGCTGTGGACCGGGCCACGTGACGGCATATCTGACCGCCGCCGGCGCCCATGCGCAGGGCCTCGACCTCAGCCCGGAGATGATCGCCGAGGCGCAGCAGCGGCATCCCGACGTCCGCTACGAGGTGGGGGATCTGCGACGGTTGATGCGGCCGGCGGCGGCTGCCGGGTGGGGTGCCGTCCTCGGGTGGTACTCCCTGATCCACCTCGCTGCGTCCGAACTGCCCGGTGCCGTCGCCGCCCTGGCCCGGCCACTCGCACCCGGCGGCCTGCTGGTGCTCGCCCTGCATGCGGGTGCCGACGTGCGCCGGGTGACCAGCTGGTTCGAGGCCGAGGTGCCGGCACTGGACGTCGTGCTGCACGACGTGCCCGACGTCGTCGCGGCAGTGCAGGCGGCGGGGCTCAACGATGTCGAGTGGTATCTGCGCGGACCGCATGAGTGGCGCGGTGAGACCACGCAGCGGCTGTACGTCATGGCCCGACGGGCATGA
- a CDS encoding type II toxin-antitoxin system VapC family toxin has product MTTFVIDAQVAIDLATDGATIPPQHSLAAPTLLRSQALALVYESVHRGQIDERVGRRILDGIRGLRIRLLGDRSLQDHAWRIAAQLNWPDTYRAEYIALTRLQADALATADSQLADAARAFVDIVTPDHILRP; this is encoded by the coding sequence ATGACAACATTCGTCATCGATGCCCAGGTGGCCATCGACCTCGCCACCGACGGAGCGACCATCCCACCGCAGCACAGCCTCGCGGCTCCGACGTTGCTGCGCTCGCAGGCGCTAGCGCTCGTGTACGAATCGGTGCACCGCGGCCAGATCGACGAACGGGTCGGCCGACGCATCCTCGACGGTATCCGTGGACTGCGGATCCGGCTCCTCGGCGACCGATCACTGCAAGACCACGCCTGGCGCATAGCCGCGCAGCTGAACTGGCCGGACACCTACCGCGCCGAGTACATCGCACTGACCCGGCTGCAGGCCGACGCGCTGGCGACCGCCGACAGCCAACTCGCGGACGCGGCGCGGGCATTCGTCGACATTGTCACCCCCGACCACATCCTGCGGCCATAG
- a CDS encoding GNAT family N-acetyltransferase, with product MTSLRVGKNIALHLSKGRAMAAGTDVKQTLGAQGILVRAVEPADGDECARIVYEAFAGVHDYHRFPRDFPTVEAASQLTGSLIAHPRFWGVVAEADGRIVGSNFLDERGPVLGVGPITIDPGVQGCGVGRRLMEEVIGRGAGARGIRLFQDSFNMQSIALYASLGFEVREPAVVMTGTPEGGPPSGIEVRSLEEGDVAECERLCLRVHGFERTDELRDAFRAPMLSPVVAVRDGRITAYATTVTFFPAAYGVAETEDDMCALIAGALVGGEVPASFIVPTRQGVLFRWCLSQGLRPIKPLTYMTLGEYRKPQGGWIPSILY from the coding sequence TTGACTTCGCTGCGGGTTGGGAAGAACATCGCTCTACACCTATCGAAGGGGCGCGCCATGGCCGCTGGGACCGATGTGAAACAAACTCTCGGGGCGCAGGGGATCTTGGTTCGCGCGGTCGAACCCGCCGACGGCGACGAATGTGCCCGGATCGTCTATGAGGCGTTTGCTGGTGTGCACGACTATCACCGGTTCCCGCGCGACTTTCCGACGGTAGAAGCCGCTTCGCAGCTCACAGGCAGCTTGATCGCACACCCGCGGTTCTGGGGCGTCGTCGCGGAGGCCGATGGCCGGATCGTCGGCTCGAACTTTCTCGACGAGCGCGGTCCGGTCCTCGGCGTCGGACCCATCACGATCGATCCTGGTGTGCAGGGGTGTGGCGTTGGTCGGCGCCTGATGGAGGAAGTGATCGGGCGGGGTGCCGGAGCGCGTGGTATCCGGCTCTTTCAAGACTCCTTCAACATGCAGTCGATCGCGCTGTACGCCTCGCTGGGCTTCGAGGTCAGGGAACCAGCGGTCGTCATGACCGGCACTCCCGAGGGTGGCCCGCCGAGCGGCATCGAAGTGCGGTCACTTGAGGAGGGCGACGTCGCGGAGTGTGAGCGACTTTGCCTGCGCGTCCACGGCTTTGAGCGCACCGACGAGTTGCGCGATGCATTCCGGGCACCGATGCTCTCACCGGTTGTCGCGGTCCGGGACGGTCGAATCACGGCCTATGCCACGACGGTCACCTTCTTCCCCGCGGCTTACGGTGTGGCCGAGACCGAGGACGACATGTGCGCCTTGATCGCGGGGGCACTCGTGGGAGGCGAGGTGCCGGCGTCCTTCATCGTGCCGACGCGGCAGGGGGTGCTCTTTCGTTGGTGCCTGAGCCAGGGGCTGCGGCCGATCAAACCGCTCACGTATATGACGCTCGGCGAATACCGGAAACCACAGGGAGGCTGGATACCGTCGATCCTCTATTAG
- a CDS encoding cellulose-binding domain-containing protein, translating to MVEPGNSVKRWRTALHLIASTMVAAAVGLAIPPAAHAAAAAATLSVTSTWQTGFIARFVITNASTVPLTDWKLEFDLPPGESISHTWSSTFTQYGTHYVVGPANWNRSIAPGGTATGGIRGVLSGFYSPPSNCVLNGQYRCN from the coding sequence GTGGTTGAACCGGGCAACTCTGTGAAGCGCTGGCGCACAGCGCTTCACCTCATCGCGTCGACAATGGTGGCTGCCGCCGTCGGACTTGCCATCCCGCCCGCCGCTCACGCGGCTGCGGCCGCGGCGACGCTGTCGGTGACATCGACATGGCAGACCGGTTTCATCGCCCGCTTCGTCATCACCAACGCGAGCACGGTGCCGCTCACCGATTGGAAGCTCGAATTCGACTTGCCGCCCGGAGAATCCATCTCGCACACGTGGAGCAGCACCTTCACGCAATACGGCACACACTATGTTGTCGGCCCGGCGAACTGGAACCGCAGCATCGCCCCCGGTGGTACCGCAACGGGTGGGATCAGGGGCGTGCTGAGCGGTTTCTACTCGCCACCGTCGAATTGTGTTCTCAACGGCCAATATCGCTGCAACTAG
- a CDS encoding urease accessory protein UreF codes for MPAITTDPEVGAALWMQLHDSAFPAGRLVHSHGLEEWLAGHPGADADNIEATVLGYLIHGHAPLDATITAHAWTVAEDPHRLTELDELTASYKLFGNARTASTSIGRQLAATASDIGMVDDDPYIAGVVDGTFPGHAAVVEGAVQSRLGIPRHVAVLGSMQSMMASLLSAAVRLGRLGPLQSQRIQLRAAELAVQLSKEACERPLHDLSSTTPALEISGMRHEERTARLFAT; via the coding sequence ATGCCGGCCATCACCACTGACCCCGAGGTCGGGGCGGCGTTGTGGATGCAACTACATGACAGCGCCTTTCCCGCAGGACGGTTGGTGCATAGTCACGGACTGGAGGAATGGCTGGCCGGCCACCCCGGGGCCGACGCCGACAACATCGAGGCCACCGTGCTCGGCTACCTCATCCACGGCCACGCCCCCCTGGACGCCACGATAACGGCTCATGCCTGGACGGTGGCAGAAGACCCACACCGGCTGACCGAACTCGACGAGCTGACGGCGTCGTACAAGCTTTTCGGCAACGCCAGGACCGCGTCGACGTCAATCGGCCGCCAACTGGCAGCCACCGCAAGCGATATCGGCATGGTCGACGACGATCCGTACATCGCCGGGGTGGTCGACGGAACCTTTCCGGGGCATGCGGCCGTCGTCGAAGGTGCGGTCCAGTCTCGGCTGGGCATCCCCCGGCACGTCGCCGTGCTGGGTTCGATGCAATCGATGATGGCGTCACTACTCAGCGCCGCGGTGCGACTGGGCCGATTGGGTCCGCTGCAGAGCCAGCGCATCCAGCTCCGCGCCGCCGAGCTGGCGGTTCAGCTGTCAAAGGAGGCATGCGAGCGTCCGCTGCACGACCTGTCCAGCACAACACCCGCCTTAGAGATCAGCGGTATGCGCCACGAAGAACGTACGGCGAGACTGTTCGCCACCTGA
- a CDS encoding urease accessory protein UreE, whose amino-acid sequence MMMNADTILGTATDPQFAGRMVHHADIGWGDASKHRQRVTTDAGSEVLIQLPRGSFLYDGAVLSDDGANVVAVRRPAEPAIRVRFADNSGRALLILGHLLGNQHAPVDVDEEGLTAPLFTSTEAAKQLLADLGLVGEVGDVVMARKGWSRTSADNHAGHHH is encoded by the coding sequence ATGATGATGAATGCCGACACCATTCTCGGCACCGCGACCGACCCACAGTTCGCCGGTCGCATGGTGCATCACGCCGACATCGGCTGGGGAGACGCCAGTAAACACCGCCAACGTGTCACGACCGACGCGGGATCCGAGGTGCTGATCCAGTTGCCCCGCGGCAGCTTCCTGTACGACGGCGCTGTGCTCAGCGACGACGGCGCCAACGTCGTTGCGGTGCGGCGTCCTGCCGAACCAGCCATCCGGGTCCGATTCGCCGACAACAGCGGTCGTGCTCTGCTCATACTGGGTCACCTGCTCGGTAACCAGCACGCTCCGGTCGACGTGGACGAGGAGGGGCTTACCGCGCCACTGTTCACCAGTACCGAGGCGGCGAAGCAACTGCTCGCAGACCTGGGCCTCGTGGGAGAAGTAGGCGACGTCGTGATGGCCCGCAAGGGATGGTCCCGAACCTCGGCGGATAACCATGCCGGCCATCACCACTGA
- a CDS encoding urease accessory protein UreD — protein sequence MIAPGELTVHVGTDVTGRTRISKLRQRYPQRVTTVLHSDERFPLAAVLCVQSPSGGTFSDDDLCTTAVCPPGSHLLLTTQAATQVYAGAGPGAKHRLRFTVSADAILEYFPKTVIPQSDSVFDQTLDIDIAPTGTYIGWEAVAAGRIAHGERFRYASSDFAVTVRSEGQVIARDRQRFTPSVAPYLDGDYVATMMVLTPGRPAVTNVVREALAGQPYVRGGVGELPRGAGTFARITTDRAPTLRNAQETIHAAVRDAVLPH from the coding sequence GTGATCGCACCCGGTGAGCTGACCGTTCACGTCGGCACCGACGTCACGGGGCGTACCCGCATCAGCAAGCTGCGGCAGCGGTATCCACAGCGGGTCACCACCGTCCTGCATTCCGACGAGAGGTTTCCGCTCGCTGCGGTGCTCTGTGTGCAGAGCCCCAGCGGCGGGACCTTCTCCGACGACGACCTGTGCACCACCGCGGTGTGTCCGCCCGGATCACATCTCCTGCTCACCACCCAGGCCGCCACCCAGGTGTACGCGGGAGCCGGTCCAGGCGCCAAGCATCGGCTGCGGTTCACCGTATCCGCCGACGCCATCCTGGAGTACTTTCCCAAAACGGTGATACCGCAGTCCGATTCGGTGTTCGATCAGACGCTCGACATCGATATCGCGCCGACCGGGACGTACATCGGGTGGGAAGCCGTGGCCGCCGGCCGGATTGCCCACGGTGAGCGGTTCCGCTACGCCTCCAGCGACTTCGCCGTCACGGTGCGCAGTGAGGGACAGGTGATAGCACGTGACCGCCAACGGTTCACCCCGTCGGTCGCGCCGTATCTCGACGGCGACTACGTCGCGACCATGATGGTGCTCACGCCGGGGCGACCAGCTGTGACCAACGTGGTCCGTGAGGCCCTCGCCGGCCAGCCGTACGTGCGGGGCGGTGTCGGCGAATTGCCCCGTGGTGCGGGGACTTTTGCCCGTATCACCACCGACCGTGCACCGACGTTACGAAATGCCCAAGAGACCATCCACGCCGCCGTGCGCGACGCAGTCCTGCCGCACTGA
- the ureG gene encoding urease accessory protein UreG, with translation MNEVIRIGIGGPVGSGKTRLVETLIPELVQRGLSVAVITNDLVTDEDAQRVRRSGVIDPARVRAVETGACPHTAIREDPSANLAAARALATEFDDLDLILIESGGDNLAATFTSDLVDYWIFVIDTAGGDDIPRKKGIGLLQADLLVVNKIDLAELVGSDLDGMRRDCDIARPTKPTVFTDLRSGQGLTELADVLLDGAMLVPGRA, from the coding sequence GTGAATGAAGTGATCCGCATCGGTATTGGTGGACCCGTCGGGTCGGGAAAGACCCGGCTGGTCGAGACGTTGATCCCCGAACTCGTCCAGCGAGGGCTCAGTGTCGCGGTGATCACCAACGACCTGGTGACCGACGAGGACGCGCAACGGGTCAGGCGCAGCGGTGTCATCGACCCGGCCCGGGTGCGCGCGGTGGAGACCGGGGCGTGCCCGCACACGGCGATCCGGGAAGATCCCTCGGCCAATCTCGCGGCGGCACGGGCGCTGGCCACGGAATTCGACGATCTGGACCTGATCCTCATCGAATCGGGTGGCGACAATCTCGCCGCCACCTTCACATCCGACCTGGTCGACTACTGGATATTCGTCATCGACACGGCGGGTGGTGATGACATCCCACGCAAGAAAGGCATCGGTCTGCTGCAAGCAGATCTGCTGGTGGTCAACAAGATCGACCTAGCCGAACTGGTGGGCTCAGACCTCGACGGGATGCGGCGCGACTGCGACATCGCCCGGCCGACCAAGCCGACGGTGTTCACCGACCTGCGCTCCGGACAGGGACTGACCGAACTGGCCGACGTCCTGTTGGACGGCGCCATGCTCGTTCCGGGCCGCGCGTGA
- the ureC gene encoding urease subunit alpha: MTYRISRQRYAELYGPTVGDRVRLADTELLAKVEADATVYGDEAVFGGGKTMREGMAVHGDVTNAEGALDFVITNVLIIDAVLGIRKADIGIRNGRIAGIGKAGNPRTMAGVDPELVIGAGTDIRSGEGMIATAGAIDVHVHFDSAGLVEEAISSGITTMIGGGLGPVTVGITSSGPTNLARMLRAAEAFPMNFGFIGNGSASSIAPLIEQGLAGAIGYKIHEDWGATPAAIRASLDAGDELDLQVQIHTDTLNEAGFFEDTMAAIGGRPIHTYHAEGAGGGHAPDIMRVVGEPYCLPSSTNPTNPYTLNTFDEHLDMVMVCHHLNPRIREDVAFAESRIRRETIAAEDVLHDLGAISAMGSDSQGMGRIGESIARTWQLASHMRATRGPLPEDATSGPPADNARILRYIAKLTINPAKLFGIDHEVGSLEPGKLADIVLWEPKFFGIRPEVVFKGGFPAWSVMGESNASLMTCEPLKYRPQWAAYGRAPADVSVNFVAEAAIEGGLAEQLGLQSRLVPCRGARSLTKADLLHNNYLPDISIEPDTYRVIVDGELCSSTPMAAVPLGRRYTLK; encoded by the coding sequence ATGACCTACCGGATCAGCCGCCAGCGCTACGCCGAGCTGTATGGCCCCACCGTCGGCGATCGAGTCCGACTGGCCGACACCGAGTTGCTGGCCAAAGTCGAGGCCGATGCCACGGTCTACGGCGACGAAGCCGTCTTCGGTGGCGGCAAGACAATGCGCGAAGGCATGGCGGTGCACGGCGACGTGACGAACGCCGAGGGCGCGTTGGATTTCGTCATCACCAACGTATTGATCATCGACGCGGTGTTGGGGATCCGTAAGGCCGACATCGGAATTCGCAACGGCCGCATCGCCGGGATCGGCAAGGCCGGCAACCCGCGCACCATGGCCGGGGTCGATCCCGAACTCGTCATCGGCGCGGGCACCGATATCCGTTCCGGTGAGGGCATGATCGCCACCGCAGGTGCGATCGATGTACACGTGCACTTCGACAGCGCCGGGCTGGTCGAGGAGGCCATCTCCAGCGGCATCACGACGATGATCGGCGGCGGTCTGGGACCGGTCACGGTGGGTATCACCTCGTCGGGACCCACCAATCTGGCCCGGATGCTGCGGGCGGCCGAGGCCTTCCCGATGAACTTCGGTTTCATCGGAAATGGCAGCGCGTCGAGCATCGCACCGCTGATCGAGCAGGGCCTCGCCGGCGCCATCGGGTACAAGATCCACGAGGATTGGGGCGCCACTCCTGCCGCCATCCGGGCATCCCTGGATGCCGGCGACGAATTGGACCTGCAGGTGCAGATCCACACCGACACCCTCAACGAGGCAGGGTTCTTCGAGGACACCATGGCCGCCATCGGCGGCCGGCCAATCCACACCTACCACGCCGAGGGCGCCGGCGGAGGGCACGCACCTGACATCATGCGGGTGGTCGGCGAGCCGTACTGCCTGCCCTCCTCGACCAATCCGACGAATCCGTACACGCTCAACACCTTCGACGAGCATCTGGACATGGTGATGGTGTGCCACCATCTCAATCCACGGATCCGTGAAGACGTGGCGTTCGCGGAGTCCCGCATCCGACGCGAGACGATCGCGGCCGAGGACGTGCTGCACGACCTCGGCGCCATTTCGGCGATGGGTTCGGACTCCCAAGGCATGGGCCGGATCGGTGAAAGCATTGCGCGCACTTGGCAGTTGGCATCCCACATGCGCGCCACCCGCGGGCCGCTACCCGAGGATGCGACCAGCGGACCGCCTGCCGACAATGCCCGGATCCTGCGCTATATCGCCAAGCTGACCATCAATCCGGCCAAGCTGTTCGGCATCGATCATGAGGTCGGCTCACTGGAACCGGGCAAGCTGGCCGACATCGTCTTGTGGGAACCGAAATTCTTCGGCATCCGTCCCGAAGTGGTGTTCAAGGGTGGATTCCCGGCCTGGTCTGTGATGGGTGAATCCAACGCCTCACTGATGACCTGCGAACCACTGAAATATCGACCGCAGTGGGCCGCCTACGGTCGCGCGCCCGCCGACGTGTCCGTGAACTTCGTTGCCGAGGCCGCCATCGAGGGCGGATTGGCCGAGCAATTGGGCCTGCAAAGCCGGCTGGTGCCCTGTCGCGGTGCTCGGTCGCTGACAAAGGCCGATCTACTGCACAACAACTACCTGCCCGACATCTCGATCGAACCCGATACCTACCGGGTGATCGTGGATGGCGAGCTCTGCAGCAGTACCCCGATGGCAGCCGTGCCGCTGGGCCGGCGTTACACCCTGAAATAG
- a CDS encoding urease subunit beta gives MHLTPKDEDRLLLFLAAELARKRRAAGLALTYAEARALIADEVAEAARAGATVAEAAAHGATLLTDDDVLPGVRTLLGSVQVEAFFEDGQKLVTVHDAITPGNRTATELAVNPGEILTAEGDLELNAGRDTASVTVENTGDRPIQVGSHFHFFEANRALRFDRSAAFGKRLDIPSGTAVRFEPGEAQDVSLTQYAGDQIVIGQNDVTNGPTSTEPSGELMTSMHNHGFLDTEA, from the coding sequence GTGCATCTGACACCGAAAGACGAAGACCGGCTGCTGCTGTTTCTGGCCGCCGAGCTGGCTCGCAAGCGGCGGGCCGCCGGCCTGGCCCTGACCTACGCCGAGGCGCGCGCCCTGATAGCCGACGAGGTAGCCGAGGCGGCACGCGCGGGCGCCACCGTTGCCGAAGCCGCGGCGCACGGAGCCACCCTACTGACCGACGACGACGTGCTGCCCGGCGTACGCACGCTGTTGGGCTCGGTTCAGGTAGAGGCCTTCTTCGAAGACGGACAAAAGCTGGTGACCGTGCACGACGCGATCACCCCGGGCAACAGGACAGCCACCGAACTCGCCGTCAATCCGGGTGAGATCCTCACTGCTGAAGGGGATCTGGAACTCAATGCGGGCAGGGACACCGCGTCGGTCACCGTGGAGAACACCGGTGACCGGCCGATCCAGGTGGGTTCGCACTTCCATTTCTTCGAAGCCAACCGGGCGCTGCGCTTCGATCGGAGCGCCGCCTTCGGCAAGCGCCTGGACATCCCGTCGGGAACCGCCGTTCGGTTCGAACCCGGTGAAGCACAGGATGTTTCGTTGACGCAGTACGCGGGCGACCAAATTGTCATCGGGCAGAACGATGTGACGAACGGCCCGACCAGCACCGAACCAAGCGGAGAGCTCATGACCAGCATGCACAACCACGGCTTCCTCGATACGGAGGCATGA
- a CDS encoding helix-turn-helix transcriptional regulator, with protein MAGTYAAMLDSDSGIESRASEVLDALGKRVASSASAICLWDPIQRRHLSIANHGYPDQVMDHFNTWFVDHDPLFDAMRRRSLGPLRWRDFPAYRTTYSVTGVFTPAGFDEGLSARLVTADGAYAGTLHVNCDDPRYPSDDDVDEINMLRLQMAEHLDLSVRPRMVAELMGPEAQAWAVDRTGRAHLLRLGGQWDSALDEKLVGEMALAAAGGTTSRWHDGTGWLHVRHIGTAPRFRHDSLNAVMLITRAALPFGITPRELDALTLAARGLTNNQIAAQLFISVRTAGHHLESATAKLGASNRASCVSQAMSWGLLSGRMLRDLDTGGVTTG; from the coding sequence ATGGCGGGCACCTACGCCGCGATGCTCGACAGTGACAGCGGCATCGAAAGCCGGGCTAGCGAGGTACTCGACGCCCTCGGTAAGCGGGTGGCATCGTCGGCCTCGGCGATCTGCCTGTGGGACCCGATCCAGCGTCGGCACCTCTCCATCGCCAACCATGGCTACCCCGATCAGGTGATGGATCACTTCAACACGTGGTTCGTCGACCACGATCCGTTGTTCGATGCGATGCGCAGACGCAGCCTGGGGCCACTGCGGTGGCGGGATTTTCCGGCTTACCGCACTACGTACTCGGTGACCGGGGTTTTTACCCCGGCCGGGTTCGACGAGGGGCTGTCGGCCCGACTGGTCACTGCTGATGGCGCTTATGCCGGCACCCTCCACGTCAACTGCGACGATCCGCGTTACCCCAGCGATGACGATGTCGACGAGATCAACATGCTGCGTTTGCAGATGGCCGAACACCTGGACCTCTCGGTGAGGCCGCGGATGGTGGCCGAACTGATGGGGCCGGAAGCCCAGGCCTGGGCGGTCGACCGGACCGGCCGCGCGCACCTGTTGCGGTTGGGCGGCCAGTGGGATTCAGCCCTCGATGAGAAGCTTGTCGGTGAAATGGCGTTGGCTGCGGCAGGCGGCACCACGTCGCGTTGGCATGACGGCACAGGCTGGCTGCATGTCCGCCACATCGGGACGGCGCCGCGTTTCCGGCACGACAGCCTCAACGCGGTCATGTTGATCACCCGCGCCGCGCTGCCGTTCGGGATCACCCCCCGCGAACTCGATGCACTCACCCTTGCCGCCCGCGGGCTGACCAACAACCAGATCGCGGCCCAGCTGTTCATCAGCGTCCGCACAGCGGGACACCATCTGGAGAGTGCGACCGCCAAGCTCGGCGCCAGCAACCGGGCGTCGTGCGTGTCCCAGGCCATGTCTTGGGGGCTGCTGTCCGGAAGAATGCTGCGTGACCTCGACACTGGCGGCGTGACGACCGGCTGA
- a CDS encoding AmiS/UreI family transporter, which produces MGNVGLLFVGVVLLVNGLVAIGVVDGRGAAPLNLFVGSAQIVVPTLVLAQSGGDLAVINAAWPSYLFGFTYLWFGFIQIFGIDARGFGWYCSFVAVVVTFLAIKSVGTDPVFAVIWATWAIIWSLFFVMLGLGVTKAGRVDLGHFTGWFVILLGIPTCSVPALLLLNGVWTTSVSAGFGALVVLVLATALSVALAQRSARRDGPADVRSHESEADLRV; this is translated from the coding sequence ATGGGTAACGTCGGACTGCTTTTCGTCGGAGTAGTACTGCTCGTCAATGGGCTGGTGGCCATCGGAGTCGTCGATGGCCGCGGCGCCGCACCGCTGAATTTGTTTGTCGGATCCGCTCAGATTGTCGTGCCGACGCTGGTGCTGGCGCAGTCGGGTGGTGATCTTGCCGTCATCAATGCGGCCTGGCCGAGTTATCTGTTCGGGTTCACCTACCTGTGGTTCGGGTTCATCCAGATCTTCGGCATCGACGCGCGAGGATTCGGTTGGTACTGCTCGTTCGTCGCGGTGGTGGTGACTTTCCTTGCGATCAAGAGCGTCGGCACAGATCCGGTGTTCGCCGTCATCTGGGCGACCTGGGCCATCATCTGGTCGTTGTTCTTTGTGATGCTGGGACTCGGGGTGACCAAGGCGGGGCGGGTTGACCTGGGGCATTTCACCGGATGGTTCGTGATTCTGCTGGGCATCCCGACGTGCTCCGTGCCGGCGCTGCTACTGCTCAACGGAGTGTGGACGACGTCGGTGTCGGCGGGGTTCGGTGCGCTCGTGGTGTTGGTGCTTGCGACGGCGCTTTCGGTGGCACTGGCTCAGCGCAGCGCCCGCCGCGATGGGCCGGCTGACGTCCGAAGCCATGAGTCTGAGGCAGATCTACGCGTCTGA